From the Psychrobacillus sp. FSL K6-4046 genome, one window contains:
- a CDS encoding SRPBCC domain-containing protein: MPEINHQVYIKESIARVFDTLTTAEGWNAWFTDQTSIHQESDGTGEIRLRWTGLGKDKKDLVDGGKILETISNKSFIFQWTPGESVTTIEFKLEPYRDGTLVVFKETGYSNSDNDIKACLNCAVGWGETLTLLKVYLEEGLVYKEESKEIQQC; the protein is encoded by the coding sequence ATGCCAGAAATCAATCATCAAGTATACATTAAGGAAAGTATTGCTAGAGTATTTGATACACTAACAACGGCAGAAGGATGGAACGCTTGGTTTACTGATCAAACATCAATACATCAAGAGTCAGATGGAACTGGTGAGATACGTTTGAGATGGACTGGCTTAGGTAAGGACAAAAAGGATTTAGTGGATGGCGGTAAGATATTGGAGACCATTTCGAATAAATCCTTCATTTTTCAATGGACTCCAGGAGAAAGTGTTACAACAATTGAGTTTAAATTAGAACCTTATCGAGATGGTACACTTGTTGTATTTAAGGAAACAGGCTATTCCAATTCAGACAACGATATAAAGGCCTGCCTAAACTGTGCAGTTGGCTGGGGAGAAACTTTAACACTCCTAAAGGTGTACTTGGAGGAGGGGCTAGTATACAAAGAGGAAAGTAAAGAAATCCAGCAATGCTAA
- a CDS encoding GNAT family N-acetyltransferase: MLYEIQKQVFLPLYKKYEDHQTTPVLQTFERFQERLHQGIFYKIIVEDELAGSVHVYKKSSQTMRLHMINILESFQGKGLAQQVMTRLEMIYPEVTSWELDTILQEEKNCYLYEKMGYVRTGEQKKINDNMTIISYEKHIGLSQLQPL; encoded by the coding sequence GTGCTATATGAAATTCAAAAACAAGTATTCCTGCCACTTTATAAAAAATATGAGGATCATCAAACGACTCCTGTATTACAAACTTTTGAACGATTTCAAGAACGCTTGCATCAAGGTATCTTTTATAAAATTATAGTAGAGGATGAATTAGCAGGTAGTGTACATGTGTACAAAAAATCATCGCAAACAATGCGTTTGCATATGATCAATATATTAGAAAGCTTTCAAGGAAAGGGTTTGGCTCAACAGGTAATGACACGGCTAGAAATGATCTATCCTGAAGTGACTAGCTGGGAGCTCGATACCATTCTCCAAGAAGAAAAAAACTGCTATTTATATGAAAAAATGGGCTATGTACGTACAGGAGAACAGAAAAAGATTAACGATAACATGACTATAATTTCTTATGAAAAACATATAGGACTTAGCCAATTACAACCTTTATAG
- a CDS encoding MFS transporter: MRIRDWNRSLQVRLFGEFFSNLSFWMVFPFLAIYFADEFGASMAGVLLVLSQVFSVGANLIGGYCADRFGRRTMLFFSATAEGFAFILFAFANSPWYDSPMLSFVAFTIAGMCGSFYHPASQAIVADVVPEKDRSTVFSVFYTSINISVVIGPIVGAVLFFNHRFLLLLISGVIFCLVGLALRFLTEETLPDEVKQQLKESGGNGWVQVVINQIKAYGLIVKDKVFFLFIIAGILLAQTYMQLDMLIPVYMKEAIDVQVLGNLFGREWAVTGAGSFGILLSENGLLVVIFTVFVTRWMTKYPEHKVFFLSSLLYAIAMLIFPMTANFWVFVFAMAVFTLGELATVGLQESFVSKLAPEDMRGQYFAAASLRYTIGRTIAPLVLPLVTWVGFTWTFVLLAVLALLSGFIYLLTFKEYYKRQNSLAKSSEL; the protein is encoded by the coding sequence ATGAGAATTAGAGATTGGAATCGTAGTTTACAGGTTCGTTTGTTTGGTGAATTTTTTAGTAATTTAAGCTTTTGGATGGTCTTTCCGTTTTTAGCTATCTATTTTGCAGATGAATTCGGGGCTAGTATGGCAGGGGTATTGCTGGTCTTATCCCAAGTGTTTTCTGTTGGAGCTAATTTAATCGGGGGTTATTGTGCGGACCGATTCGGTAGAAGGACGATGTTATTTTTCTCTGCAACCGCAGAAGGTTTTGCTTTTATTTTATTTGCCTTTGCTAATTCTCCTTGGTATGATTCACCAATGCTTAGCTTTGTCGCATTTACGATAGCGGGTATGTGCGGATCATTTTATCACCCTGCAAGTCAGGCAATTGTTGCTGATGTTGTGCCAGAAAAGGACAGAAGTACGGTGTTTTCTGTATTTTATACATCTATTAATATTTCGGTTGTCATTGGACCTATAGTGGGAGCTGTTTTATTCTTTAACCATCGTTTCTTATTGCTTCTAATATCAGGCGTTATCTTCTGTTTAGTAGGATTAGCACTACGTTTCCTAACAGAGGAAACATTACCAGATGAGGTAAAGCAGCAATTAAAAGAAAGTGGTGGAAACGGTTGGGTTCAAGTAGTTATTAATCAAATAAAAGCATATGGACTAATTGTTAAGGACAAAGTATTTTTCCTATTTATCATTGCGGGAATCTTGCTAGCCCAAACATATATGCAGTTGGATATGCTAATTCCTGTCTATATGAAGGAAGCAATTGATGTTCAAGTTCTTGGTAACCTATTTGGTCGTGAATGGGCGGTAACTGGAGCAGGCTCCTTCGGTATACTTTTATCTGAAAACGGCTTATTAGTAGTTATTTTCACCGTGTTTGTCACTCGTTGGATGACGAAGTATCCGGAGCACAAAGTATTCTTCTTGTCGTCGCTCTTATATGCGATTGCCATGCTCATCTTCCCTATGACGGCTAACTTCTGGGTATTCGTGTTTGCTATGGCTGTATTTACTTTAGGAGAACTAGCAACAGTAGGATTGCAGGAAAGCTTTGTATCTAAGCTAGCACCAGAGGATATGCGTGGACAGTACTTTGCGGCCGCTAGCTTAAGATATACTATAGGGAGAACGATAGCACCGCTTGTTCTGCCGCTTGTCACATGGGTTGGCTTCACGTGGACGTTTGTTCTACTTGCTGTTTTGGCATTACTCAGCGGATTTATCTATCTACTAACGTTTAAGGAATACTACAAAAGACAAAATAGTCTAGCGAAAAGTAGCGAATTATAA
- a CDS encoding YbjQ family protein, translating into MLVTTTPTIEGKTIETYHGIVSGEAIMGANVVRDLFASVTDIVGGRSSAYENKLSQGREIAIEDMKTLASKLGANAVIGVDLDFETIREGMMMCVATGTAVTYRD; encoded by the coding sequence ATGTTAGTAACTACAACGCCTACCATTGAGGGAAAGACAATTGAAACATATCACGGCATCGTGTCTGGAGAAGCTATTATGGGAGCAAATGTTGTACGAGATCTTTTTGCCTCAGTAACAGATATAGTAGGAGGAAGAAGCTCTGCTTATGAAAATAAGCTATCTCAAGGCCGAGAAATAGCTATAGAGGATATGAAGACTCTTGCTAGTAAGCTTGGAGCTAATGCTGTAATTGGTGTAGATTTAGACTTTGAAACAATCCGTGAGGGCATGATGATGTGTGTAGCTACAGGTACTGCAGTTACATATAGGGACTGA
- a CDS encoding nucleobase:cation symporter-2 family protein, which yields MNNIFKNTTLGLQHVLAMYAGAVIVPLIVGGALGLSSEELTYLVAIDILMSGVATILQVMSNRFFGIGLPVVLGCTFTAVGPMIAIGGDYGISAIYGAIIVSGIIVILISGFFGKLVRFFPPVVTGSVVTIIGITLIPVAINNMGGGQGAEDFGSIQNVLLSFGTLIFIVLLYRFSTGFVKAISILIGIIGGTVAAYFMGILDFTAVKEADVFHMIQPLYFGMPTFEWSPILTMTLVAIVSLVESTGVYFALGDMLGKKIEKKDLTKGYRAEGIAVVLGGFFNSFPYTTFSQNVGLMQISGVKTRKVIYIAGGMLIFLGFIPKISSLTTIIPEAVLGGAMIAMFGMIISQGIKMLSTIISDSDSPDNAMIIACSIGIGLGVTVVPDLFISLPESVRILTSNGIVAGSFTAIILNILFNMLPTRKKKQ from the coding sequence ATGAATAATATATTTAAAAACACCACACTTGGCTTACAGCACGTATTAGCAATGTATGCAGGAGCAGTTATTGTACCTCTTATAGTAGGAGGGGCTCTTGGGCTCAGCTCAGAGGAGTTAACCTATTTAGTTGCAATCGATATTTTAATGTCCGGAGTTGCAACTATTTTACAGGTAATGAGCAATCGATTTTTTGGGATTGGTTTACCAGTAGTTTTAGGATGTACATTTACAGCAGTGGGACCAATGATTGCAATCGGTGGAGATTATGGAATATCTGCTATTTACGGAGCAATTATTGTTTCTGGTATTATTGTTATTTTGATCAGTGGTTTTTTTGGTAAGTTAGTTCGATTTTTCCCACCAGTAGTAACCGGCTCAGTTGTTACTATTATTGGAATTACTCTAATTCCTGTTGCTATTAATAACATGGGTGGAGGACAAGGTGCAGAAGATTTCGGTTCTATTCAAAACGTATTATTGTCATTTGGTACGCTAATTTTTATCGTTTTATTATACAGATTTTCCACAGGGTTCGTTAAAGCTATTTCTATATTAATAGGTATTATTGGTGGAACGGTTGCTGCTTATTTTATGGGTATTTTAGATTTTACCGCTGTGAAAGAAGCAGACGTTTTTCATATGATTCAGCCTTTGTATTTTGGGATGCCTACATTTGAATGGTCTCCTATTCTTACGATGACTCTAGTAGCTATCGTTTCGTTAGTAGAATCTACAGGGGTATATTTTGCACTTGGGGATATGCTTGGGAAAAAAATAGAGAAGAAAGATTTAACAAAAGGTTACCGAGCTGAAGGAATCGCAGTGGTATTAGGTGGATTCTTTAACTCTTTCCCATATACTACATTTTCACAAAATGTAGGGCTCATGCAGATTTCTGGAGTTAAAACACGCAAGGTTATTTATATTGCGGGAGGTATGCTAATATTTCTAGGGTTTATACCAAAGATATCTTCACTTACTACAATCATTCCAGAGGCTGTCCTAGGCGGGGCAATGATTGCGATGTTTGGGATGATAATCTCACAAGGAATTAAAATGCTAAGCACCATTATTTCCGATTCAGATTCACCTGATAACGCTATGATCATTGCGTGTTCGATTGGTATAGGTCTAGGTGTGACGGTTGTTCCTGACTTATTCATATCCTTACCAGAGAGTGTCCGAATCTTAACAAGTAATGGTATTGTAGCGGGAAGCTTCACGGCAATCATATTGAATATATTGTTCAATATGCTACCTACTAGAAAGAAAAAACAGTAG
- a CDS encoding xanthine phosphoribosyltransferase encodes MKLLKDKIVEVGKVLSKDVLKVDAFLNHQIDPVVIKAIGEEIANRYKEAGITKILTIESSGIAPSMFAGLELGVPVVFARKSKSVTLSENLLTSQVHSFTKNITSDISVSKDFLHEGETVLIIDDFLANGQAVLGLLEIIEQAGATTAGVGIVIEKGFQPGGKLIREKGIRVESLAIIQSLEDGKVEFLEGAPTYE; translated from the coding sequence GTGAAGTTATTAAAGGATAAAATTGTAGAAGTAGGCAAGGTTTTATCAAAGGACGTTTTAAAGGTGGATGCTTTTTTAAATCATCAAATTGATCCTGTTGTGATTAAGGCTATTGGTGAAGAAATAGCCAATCGTTATAAGGAAGCGGGAATAACAAAAATCTTGACGATTGAGTCTTCTGGGATTGCTCCTTCTATGTTTGCGGGTCTTGAACTTGGGGTTCCTGTTGTATTTGCGAGGAAAAGCAAATCTGTAACTCTGTCTGAAAACTTACTGACGTCACAGGTACATTCCTTTACAAAAAATATTACTAGCGATATTTCTGTCTCAAAAGATTTCCTGCACGAAGGAGAAACTGTATTAATCATCGATGACTTCCTAGCAAATGGACAAGCTGTCCTTGGATTACTTGAAATTATCGAGCAAGCAGGAGCTACTACTGCTGGTGTAGGTATTGTTATTGAAAAAGGTTTCCAGCCTGGTGGGAAATTGATTCGCGAAAAAGGTATTCGCGTAGAATCACTAGCCATTATTCAATCCTTGGAAGATGGCAAAGTAGAATTTTTAGAAGGTGCACCTACATATGAATAA
- a CDS encoding HAD-IA family hydrolase: MIRAVLFDLDGTLLNREESLKKFISWQCNVLHTHLGHVPKEKFCSRFIELDDRGYKWKDFVYKTLIQEFNIKDITEMELLNHYITNFHSYCVPFSNLLSMLDQLKKLSLSLGMISNGKGQFQMDNIVSLGIRPYFKTILISEWEDMKKPDPRIFEKALRQLNVNAEEAVYIGDHPINDITAAKNVGLHTIWKRDMYWPDANADYTIDNLDEIPFLLNKIR, translated from the coding sequence TTGATAAGAGCAGTGCTTTTTGATTTAGATGGGACTTTGTTAAACAGAGAGGAATCTTTAAAGAAATTTATTAGCTGGCAATGTAATGTGCTCCACACTCATTTAGGTCATGTTCCAAAGGAAAAATTCTGTAGTCGTTTTATAGAGTTAGATGATCGAGGCTATAAGTGGAAGGATTTTGTTTATAAGACCCTAATACAAGAATTTAACATAAAGGATATAACAGAAATGGAATTATTGAATCATTACATAACCAACTTCCATTCGTATTGTGTACCATTTTCAAATCTATTATCCATGCTGGATCAATTAAAAAAACTGTCCCTGTCGCTTGGAATGATCAGCAACGGAAAAGGACAGTTTCAAATGGACAACATTGTTTCTTTAGGAATCAGACCCTATTTTAAAACTATATTAATCTCAGAGTGGGAGGACATGAAAAAACCAGACCCTCGGATCTTTGAAAAGGCTCTTAGACAGCTTAATGTTAACGCTGAAGAAGCTGTCTATATAGGCGATCATCCTATAAATGACATAACTGCCGCCAAAAATGTTGGACTTCATACGATATGGAAAAGAGACATGTATTGGCCTGACGCTAATGCCGACTACACGATAGACAATTTGGATGAAATTCCGTTTCTTCTAAACAAAATTAGATAA
- a CDS encoding methyl-accepting chemotaxis protein produces MSYIQTEEVNDMTVVEALEKNLAIIRFDMNRRVAYVNENFAKELNYTVSEVKGMHHREFCFPDFVNSPAYEKLWKDLFAGKSFFDKVERKDKHGNSVFLEASYMPIFGGNGKVLGVTKVATNVTGRHQILMGVTEELNHMSEELSNRAEVGIKRSEDLLERIDEIAAGSRENTNTLESLQKQADSVKGIVQTIREIAAQTNLLALNAAIEAARAGEHGRGFNVVAQEVRKLAGRVEASIVEVRENIEGIAKQVDKVTASNSHSQTVIEKSQEEIRTALEEFKDISTASEKLEHQTKEFSKLI; encoded by the coding sequence ATGAGTTACATACAAACAGAAGAAGTTAATGATATGACCGTGGTAGAGGCGCTAGAAAAAAACTTGGCGATTATTCGTTTTGATATGAACCGTCGTGTGGCGTATGTTAATGAAAATTTTGCAAAAGAACTTAACTATACTGTAAGTGAAGTAAAAGGCATGCATCACAGAGAATTCTGTTTTCCAGATTTTGTGAACAGCCCGGCATACGAAAAGCTTTGGAAGGATCTGTTTGCGGGTAAGTCATTTTTCGATAAGGTAGAAAGAAAAGATAAACATGGCAATAGTGTGTTTTTAGAAGCTTCTTATATGCCTATTTTTGGGGGGAACGGCAAGGTGCTTGGGGTTACCAAAGTCGCTACTAACGTAACAGGACGTCATCAAATTCTAATGGGTGTTACAGAAGAATTAAATCATATGTCTGAAGAATTGAGTAATCGTGCCGAAGTGGGGATTAAAAGAAGCGAAGACCTTCTAGAAAGAATAGATGAAATTGCTGCTGGTTCTAGAGAAAATACAAATACATTAGAAAGCCTTCAAAAACAGGCAGATTCAGTTAAAGGGATTGTTCAAACTATCAGAGAGATTGCAGCACAAACGAACTTACTAGCATTAAATGCTGCTATTGAGGCAGCACGAGCTGGAGAGCACGGCCGTGGATTCAACGTTGTCGCTCAAGAAGTGCGTAAGCTGGCTGGTAGAGTCGAGGCTTCAATCGTAGAAGTAAGAGAGAATATTGAAGGAATAGCTAAACAAGTTGATAAGGTAACTGCGAGCAATAGTCACTCGCAGACGGTTATCGAAAAAAGCCAAGAGGAAATAAGAACTGCACTAGAAGAGTTTAAGGATATTTCAACTGCTTCTGAAAAACTGGAGCATCAGACTAAAGAATTTAGCAAGCTTATCTAA
- a CDS encoding FAD-binding oxidoreductase, whose protein sequence is MSSYVVVGGGILGASTAFHLAKFGVKVTLVDRQDKGQASAAAAGIICPWISQRRNKKWYELVKNGAKYYKQLVKELEELGENATGYKQVGAIALQNDEKKLRKMLERALEKRMDAPEIGELKILSPEETKEKFPIISGEWHALFVEGGARVDGKAMRDALINGAKKLGAEIVYGEAVWKNNELWIDGVRTDAEAVILTAGAWGNEIPSTLGLDLNVTFQKAQIMHFQLENDMSTGEWPVVLPPTNQYMLSFENGKVVAGSTYEENTGYDSQVTEEGKKELLDNAISIAKSLKDEKIKEVRVGFRPYTPDFLPVFGKLEGQNGFYFANGLGASGLTAGPFVGSELAKLVLGRETILDLEKYTPN, encoded by the coding sequence ATGTCTTCTTATGTAGTAGTAGGCGGTGGAATCTTAGGTGCTTCTACCGCTTTTCATCTCGCAAAGTTTGGTGTGAAAGTAACTTTGGTGGATCGCCAGGACAAGGGGCAAGCTTCCGCTGCAGCAGCGGGTATAATATGTCCCTGGATTTCCCAAAGGAGAAATAAGAAATGGTATGAGCTTGTAAAAAATGGTGCCAAATACTATAAGCAACTAGTAAAAGAGCTAGAGGAATTAGGGGAAAATGCTACCGGGTATAAGCAGGTAGGTGCGATTGCTTTACAGAATGATGAAAAGAAGCTGCGAAAGATGTTAGAGAGAGCGTTGGAAAAAAGAATGGATGCTCCAGAAATAGGAGAGCTAAAAATCCTTTCTCCCGAAGAAACGAAAGAAAAGTTTCCTATTATTTCAGGTGAATGGCATGCTCTTTTCGTAGAAGGGGGAGCAAGGGTAGATGGCAAGGCTATGAGAGATGCTCTAATCAATGGAGCTAAAAAGCTAGGCGCAGAGATAGTGTATGGAGAAGCTGTCTGGAAGAACAATGAATTATGGATCGACGGAGTACGGACAGATGCAGAGGCTGTTATATTAACGGCTGGTGCTTGGGGGAATGAGATTCCATCCACGTTAGGCTTAGATCTAAACGTGACCTTTCAGAAGGCTCAAATAATGCATTTTCAATTGGAGAATGATATGTCTACGGGGGAATGGCCAGTAGTCCTACCTCCAACTAATCAATATATGCTATCTTTTGAAAATGGGAAAGTGGTTGCCGGATCTACCTATGAAGAAAATACTGGGTATGATTCTCAAGTGACTGAGGAAGGGAAAAAAGAACTGCTTGATAATGCAATAAGTATTGCAAAAAGCCTAAAAGATGAGAAAATAAAGGAAGTAAGAGTAGGCTTTCGTCCGTATACTCCAGATTTTCTACCTGTGTTTGGTAAGCTGGAGGGACAGAACGGTTTTTATTTTGCGAACGGTCTTGGGGCATCTGGTTTAACGGCTGGGCCATTTGTTGGTTCAGAGCTAGCCAAGCTAGTGTTAGGAAGAGAAACGATACTAGATTTAGAAAAATATACACCCAATTAA
- a CDS encoding S66 peptidase family protein translates to MLTKPKMLQRGDKVATISLSWGGAGEPELRWRYEQGVERLKNVFGLEIVAMPNSLKGAAYLYENPQARAEDLMNAFKDPSIKGIVSNIGGSESIRLLPYIDFDVIRENPKVFIGFSDATITHLFCHKAGISSFYGPAILTDFAENVQMHEYTVESIKKTLFSNEVIGEIKPSPVWTSQRLEWVIENKHISREMNEDNKGYELLQGKGIAQGRLIGGCIEVLEFAKGTSLWPDKAYFKDSILFFETSEDLPIPANIEYWLRNYGTQGILQEVNGIIFAKPQHEKYYEEYKESIATILHELGLNELPVLYNLNFGHTEPKFVIPYGAMAEINCEEVKFSIIDSGVE, encoded by the coding sequence ATGTTAACAAAACCTAAAATGCTTCAACGTGGAGATAAAGTCGCAACAATTAGTTTGTCGTGGGGCGGAGCAGGTGAGCCTGAATTAAGGTGGAGATATGAGCAAGGGGTGGAAAGATTAAAAAATGTATTTGGTTTAGAGATAGTAGCTATGCCAAATAGCTTAAAGGGAGCAGCTTATTTATATGAAAACCCTCAGGCTCGAGCTGAGGATTTGATGAATGCCTTTAAGGATCCTTCTATTAAGGGGATAGTATCCAATATTGGAGGTAGTGAGAGCATACGATTACTCCCTTACATAGACTTTGATGTAATCCGCGAGAATCCTAAAGTTTTTATAGGGTTTTCAGATGCTACTATTACGCATTTGTTTTGCCATAAGGCTGGTATTTCTTCCTTTTATGGCCCAGCTATTCTAACTGACTTTGCAGAGAATGTGCAGATGCATGAGTATACCGTGGAGTCGATTAAAAAAACACTTTTCTCTAATGAAGTGATTGGTGAAATTAAACCGTCACCAGTCTGGACTAGTCAAAGATTAGAATGGGTTATTGAAAATAAGCACATCAGCCGAGAAATGAATGAAGATAATAAAGGATATGAATTGCTACAGGGAAAAGGCATTGCACAAGGAAGACTAATTGGTGGATGTATTGAAGTGTTGGAGTTTGCGAAAGGTACCTCACTTTGGCCAGATAAAGCATATTTTAAGGATTCCATATTGTTTTTCGAAACGTCAGAGGATCTTCCTATTCCAGCTAACATTGAATATTGGCTAAGAAATTACGGAACCCAAGGAATACTACAAGAGGTAAACGGTATTATTTTTGCAAAGCCTCAGCACGAAAAGTATTATGAAGAATACAAAGAATCCATTGCTACCATTTTACATGAGCTTGGATTAAATGAATTGCCAGTTTTATATAATTTAAACTTTGGTCATACAGAGCCTAAGTTTGTCATTCCATATGGGGCAATGGCAGAGATTAATTGTGAGGAAGTTAAGTTTTCGATTATAGATAGTGGAGTTGAGTGA
- a CDS encoding neutral zinc metallopeptidase, producing MKYKSRARSSNVEDRRGMSGGKAIAGVGGGFGLIIILLVTLLGGNPEELLGSLNGNEATTSSVPYEETAEEQELVEFVSVVLADTEKVWTKIFQENGLTYEEPTLVLYTNSVNSACGTAGASVGPFYCPGDQKLYIDLSFYKELQTQFEAPGDFAMAYVIAHEVGHHVQTLLGKSNELASLRQQLSEEEYNQYSVRFELQADYYSGVWAKHAQGMDLLEEGDLEEALTAASAVGDDTIQKKARGYVVPESFTHGTSEQRKQWFYKGFENGTIKGGDTFNIKNP from the coding sequence ATGAAATATAAAAGTCGTGCACGTAGTTCAAACGTAGAAGATCGTCGAGGTATGAGTGGCGGTAAAGCAATAGCTGGTGTTGGTGGCGGATTTGGTTTAATCATTATACTTTTAGTTACGCTGCTCGGAGGAAATCCCGAGGAGCTCTTAGGAAGTTTAAATGGAAATGAAGCAACTACTAGCTCTGTCCCTTATGAGGAAACGGCAGAGGAACAAGAACTCGTCGAATTTGTTTCGGTCGTTTTAGCAGACACAGAAAAGGTGTGGACGAAAATTTTTCAAGAAAATGGACTTACATATGAGGAACCAACACTTGTTTTATACACAAATAGTGTAAATTCTGCATGTGGTACAGCTGGTGCTTCTGTAGGACCGTTTTACTGTCCAGGAGATCAAAAGCTTTACATAGACTTGAGTTTTTATAAGGAGCTCCAAACACAGTTCGAGGCTCCAGGGGATTTTGCTATGGCATACGTCATAGCTCATGAGGTTGGTCATCATGTACAAACCCTATTAGGAAAAAGCAACGAGTTAGCTTCCCTAAGACAACAGTTAAGCGAAGAGGAATACAATCAATATTCTGTTCGCTTTGAGCTACAAGCTGATTATTATTCTGGAGTTTGGGCAAAGCATGCGCAAGGAATGGACTTATTGGAGGAAGGTGACTTAGAGGAAGCACTAACAGCTGCAAGTGCTGTTGGAGACGACACTATTCAAAAGAAAGCCCGAGGCTATGTGGTACCGGAAAGCTTTACTCACGGTACGTCGGAACAACGGAAGCAATGGTTTTATAAAGGCTTTGAAAACGGAACTATTAAAGGCGGAGACACATTTAATATTAAAAACCCATAA
- the dapF gene encoding diaminopimelate epimerase gives MMIPFTKMHGCGNDYIYINCFENEIENPELLSKKVSDRHFGIGGDGIVLICPSEVADAKMRMFNIDGSEGKMCGNAIRCVAKYIYDNDIVPKEILKIETLSGVKIIELHIENGVMHSATVDMGQAILDPAEIPVDLRGNQSEGFVFPLTIDNETYAITPVSMGNPHGVIFTNDVLSLDLPTIGPKFEHHPMFPAGVNTEFIEIENRNSLKMRVWERGSGETLACGTGACAAVVASVLNGYCEKNTDVIVKLLGGELIIRYTEDTVYMTGPATTVFTGLIELS, from the coding sequence ATGATGATACCTTTTACGAAAATGCATGGCTGTGGAAACGATTATATTTATATCAATTGCTTTGAGAATGAAATAGAAAATCCTGAATTGTTAAGCAAGAAAGTATCCGACCGTCATTTCGGTATTGGTGGAGACGGTATTGTTTTAATCTGTCCTTCTGAAGTGGCTGATGCTAAAATGCGAATGTTTAATATAGATGGAAGTGAAGGAAAAATGTGCGGTAATGCCATTCGCTGTGTAGCTAAATATATATATGACAACGACATTGTCCCAAAAGAGATTTTAAAAATAGAAACACTAAGCGGGGTTAAAATAATTGAATTGCATATAGAAAATGGTGTGATGCATTCTGCCACTGTGGATATGGGGCAAGCAATATTGGACCCTGCTGAAATCCCTGTGGATCTACGCGGTAACCAATCTGAAGGGTTTGTGTTCCCTCTTACTATCGATAATGAGACCTATGCTATTACCCCAGTATCTATGGGTAATCCACATGGAGTAATATTTACTAATGACGTCCTTTCATTAGATCTTCCCACTATTGGGCCTAAATTCGAGCATCATCCTATGTTTCCAGCCGGTGTAAATACGGAATTCATTGAAATTGAAAATAGGAATTCACTTAAAATGCGTGTTTGGGAACGAGGAAGCGGTGAAACATTGGCTTGTGGAACCGGAGCTTGTGCTGCAGTGGTTGCCTCCGTATTAAATGGTTACTGCGAGAAGAATACCGATGTGATTGTAAAGCTCCTTGGTGGAGAGCTCATCATTCGCTATACAGAGGACACAGTTTATATGACAGGTCCTGCGACTACCGTCTTTACAGGTCTTATAGAACTCTCATAG
- a CDS encoding 3D domain-containing protein: MKRILGTLIITIVLLVSGVNVAFAATTTHSVKKGETLYTISKTYKVSVNNLKTWNKLTTDKIKPNQKLTIAAPAKKEKSKTPSRSNDKVTKEITVSASAFTANCNGCSGITSSGINLKKNPDVKVIAVDPSIIPIGTKVHVEGYGYAIAGDTGGAIKGNKIDVFFPTKNEAYKWGRKNVTVKILE, translated from the coding sequence TTGAAGAGAATCTTAGGAACACTTATCATAACGATTGTACTATTGGTCAGCGGAGTAAATGTTGCTTTTGCCGCAACCACGACTCACTCAGTAAAAAAAGGAGAAACTTTATATACGATTTCTAAAACGTACAAAGTTTCCGTTAACAACTTAAAAACATGGAATAAATTAACTACAGATAAGATTAAACCTAATCAAAAACTAACTATTGCTGCTCCAGCAAAAAAAGAAAAATCTAAAACACCATCTAGATCTAACGACAAAGTAACAAAAGAAATTACCGTTTCAGCAAGTGCATTTACTGCAAACTGTAATGGCTGCTCTGGTATCACTAGCTCTGGTATTAATCTAAAGAAAAATCCAGATGTAAAAGTAATAGCTGTTGACCCAAGTATTATTCCAATTGGGACAAAAGTACACGTAGAAGGTTACGGTTATGCAATCGCAGGCGATACGGGAGGAGCAATTAAAGGCAACAAAATTGATGTATTTTTCCCTACTAAGAACGAGGCTTACAAATGGGGACGCAAAAATGTAACGGTTAAAATATTGGAATAG